The sequence below is a genomic window from Candidatus Caldatribacterium sp..
CCGAATTTCGGCTAGGAGTTCAAGGATCTGTTCCCCAGTTTTGGTGTCCAAGGCTCCGGTAGGTTCATCGGCCAGGATGAGCTGGGGATTGTTGAGGAGAGCCCGAGCGATAGCCACCCGCTGCTGCTGACCTCCGGAGAGGAGGGTGACACGTTTTTTCATCGCATCCTTGAGTCCTACCTGTTCGAGGAGGTACATGGCTCGTTCGACTGTTTCTTGATTCGGTTTCCCAAAACCAATCCAGTAGGGAATGAGCACATTTTCTAAGGCATTGAACTCGGGGAGGAGGTAATGGAATTGGAAGATGAATCCCAGGAACTTATTCCGGAAACGAGCCAATTCCTCATCGGAAAGTTGATTGAGATTCTGTCCCCGAATGGTAATCTGGCCACTCGTGGGGCGATCGAGGGCTCCAATGAGGTTAAGAAGCGTGGTTTTCCCCGATCCTGATGGTCCGATGAGCGCCAAGAACTGACCTCGGGGAACGGTCATGGCGATGTCGAAGAGGACCTGGTACTTTACCACCTCACCGTAGACCTTGTTGACTTTCTGGAGCTCCACCAGAACAGAGCTATCCATTTCGAATCACCTCGATGGGAAGGAGCTTGACGGCCTGCCGGGCTGGAGAGATGGCCGCCAGGAGACTGGCGACAGTGGTGATGGTGACGATGAAGAGTATATTCGAGGGATTCACGGTAACCGAAAAGGAGATGGCTCCACCGCTTGCCCGAGCAGCCTGCTGGAGAAAGCGGATGAGGAAAAAGCCGGCCAGAGCCCCAAGGGAGGAACCGAAAAGACCCAGAATAGCCCCCTGGGAGTACCTGAGAGATACTGGAATTGTAGAGTGTCCCACACGATGTGAACCTAAACAGCAGGTTGACAAGTAGAATTGAGCAACTTAAAATG
It includes:
- a CDS encoding FtsX-like permease family protein is translated as MSTCCLGSHRVGHSTIPVSLRYSQGAILGLFGSSLGALAGFFLIRFLQQAARASGGAISFSVTVNPSNILFIVTITTVASLLAAISPARQAVKLLPIEVIRNG
- a CDS encoding ABC transporter ATP-binding protein; its protein translation is MDSSVLVELQKVNKVYGEVVKYQVLFDIAMTVPRGQFLALIGPSGSGKTTLLNLIGALDRPTSGQITIRGQNLNQLSDEELARFRNKFLGFIFQFHYLLPEFNALENVLIPYWIGFGKPNQETVERAMYLLEQVGLKDAMKKRVTLLSGGQQQRVAIARALLNNPQLILADEPTGALDTKTGEQILELLAEIRRQSNTTMIMVTHNRDVALQADRVIELIDGRLCKEVYPKKVGLKEAAEILESHACNLEEVEPSS